The genomic stretch TCTCCTGCAGGCGTTCGCGGTCGACCCAGAGATTGATGAGCGTGTCCGCCAGCGCGGTCGGGTCGCCCGACTCGTAGAAGGCGGCGTCGCCGCCGGTCTCGACCGTCGAGGTCCGCATCCCGTCGACGTCGGAGCTGACGACGGCCGTGCCGTAGGTTTTGGCCAACTGGAACACGCCGCTGACGCCGGTACAGGTCCGGTAGGGCATGACGACGGCCGAGGCGTTCCCCCAGACGTCGTCCATCTCGTCGTCCTCAACGTAGCCGAGGAACTCCACACCGGGGCGGTCGCCGTACTTCGCTTCGAGCGTCTCGCGGTGGTCCGGGAAGCCCGGATGCGAGTCGCCGGCGACGACGAGCTCGGCGTCCGGAACCGACATCCGGACCTGCTCGAACGCCTCGACGACCGTCTCGATGTCCTTCGTCGGGCTGAGATGGCCGAACACCATGATACGGAACGGTTCGGGGATGTGTGGCAGGCCACCGTCGGCGTAGGCGAACGTCCCGTGGGGGACGTGGTGGACGTTCGGCGAGTAGTAGCGGTCGGTGACGATGTCGAGATACTCCTCGGAGGTGACGGTCGACGCGTCACCCATGAGGAGCAGTTGGGTCGCCGCCCGCGCGCCAGCCTGTTCGACGAGGCCGATGTTCTCGTCGACCATGTCCTCCTCGACGACTTCGAGCAGGTCGTGCATCGTCGTCAGCACGGTCATGCCGTAGACGCGACTGAGCAGCGGCGGGAGGACGAGGCCAATGAAGCGATGCACGTTCTCGTTGCCGAAGTAGGTCATGTGGATGTTGAACTGGACGGCGTCGTAGTCGCCGGCGACCAGTTCGTCGAGCAGTGCGCGGGCACCGTCGAGCGAGTCTCGGTCCCAGACGCGCCGGACCTCGTAGCCGCGGCGGAACTCGACCGGTGGGGCACTGTCGCTGCGCCGGGCGAGGACGGTCACGTCGACGTCGTCGCGTTGGCCGTAGGCGCGGGCGAGTTCCTCGCCGTACTCGGCGAGATGGCCGCGGTTCGGCGGGTGGGAGGTGACGAGCGCGACCTTCGTGGCGTCGTCGTCGGCCGACCCGGGGGCTTCGGGGGCCGGGCCACGGACGCTCTTGCGGATCCGGTAGAGCGACCGGAGCATATCCGGGGCGTCGCGGGTCGGCGAGACGCTGCTGTCGCCGGGGTCGTCCCACGCGATGGGGACTTCCTCGACCTCGTAGCCGCGGCGGTGGACGCGGGCGACGAGTTCCGTGTCGAACGCGAAGCCCGTCTCGCGCATCTGTCTCGACACCTGCTCCCAGACCTCCGCGCGGAACGCCTTCGCGCCGCACTGGAAGTCCTCGATGGGGGCGTGGGTGACGCGT from Halogranum gelatinilyticum encodes the following:
- a CDS encoding glycosyltransferase, translated to MSFKSTQPTVPFDSASSQPTRSVVVPVYAESPSMVVSLVNDLHAAGWQEVVVCADRPDSDLRETLDALATDADTLVSVSETRRGKGGALIDGLDRADADIVGYVDADGAIPVGELDRIYDVVADGDASVAVGSRDVEGDCRVSQTPIRQCLARGYRSLARRVTHAPIEDFQCGAKAFRAEVWEQVSRQMRETGFAFDTELVARVHRRGYEVEEVPIAWDDPGDSSVSPTRDAPDMLRSLYRIRKSVRGPAPEAPGSADDDATKVALVTSHPPNRGHLAEYGEELARAYGQRDDVDVTVLARRSDSAPPVEFRRGYEVRRVWDRDSLDGARALLDELVAGDYDAVQFNIHMTYFGNENVHRFIGLVLPPLLSRVYGMTVLTTMHDLLEVVEEDMVDENIGLVEQAGARAATQLLLMGDASTVTSEEYLDIVTDRYYSPNVHHVPHGTFAYADGGLPHIPEPFRIMVFGHLSPTKDIETVVEAFEQVRMSVPDAELVVAGDSHPGFPDHRETLEAKYGDRPGVEFLGYVEDDEMDDVWGNASAVVMPYRTCTGVSGVFQLAKTYGTAVVSSDVDGMRTSTVETGGDAAFYESGDPTALADTLINLWVDRERLQEIARANADAAAAYTIGDTAERMVELIDREVSA